One window of the Eucalyptus grandis isolate ANBG69807.140 chromosome 8, ASM1654582v1, whole genome shotgun sequence genome contains the following:
- the LOC120286666 gene encoding probable leucine-rich repeat receptor-like protein kinase At1g35710, translating to MVSSIFSDISQYNFVSMKLSPYINAITITIFASSLVPAYFNAQASNGTTKREEAHALLEWKSGLDNSSQALLSSWQENDPCIWRGIGCDGSGSVSGLNLTNMGLQGSLSKLNFTALSNLISLNLSANSLYGSIPPSVGNLSKLSTLSIFSNSLSGTIPLEIGKLSSLSILYLDGNHLRGTIPEEMGMLHSLSSLTLYDNNLTGRIPTTMGKLSNLTFLALGHNNFIGPVPPEMCTLSSLTFLSFQTNKLTGSIPSSIGNLSSLNVLN from the coding sequence TATAACTTTGTTTCCATGAAGTTATCACCCTACATCAATGCAATCACGATCACAATTTTCGCCTCTTCTCTTGTTCCAGCTTATTTCAATGCTCAAGCGAGTAATGGAACTACGAAAAGAGAGGAAGCACATGCTCTGCTGGAGTGGAAATCTGGTCTGGACAATTCTAGTCAAGCTCTTTTATCTTCATGGCAAGAGAACGACCCTTGCATATGGAGAGGGATCGGCTGTGATGGCTCAGGAAGTGTCTCAGGGCTTAATCTCACGAACATGGGTTTGCAAGGTTCGCTCAGCAAACTTAACTTCACTGCTCTGTCAAATCTAATTAGCCTCAATCTCTCGGCAAACTCACTCTACGGCTCCATTCCTCCATCCGTAGGTAACCTCTCTAAGTTGTCCACTCTGTCTATTTTTAGCAACTCACTCTCTGGCACAATCCCTCTTGAAATTGGTAAGTTGAGCAGTCTAAGCATTCTCTACCTTGACGGGAATCATCTCCGGGGAACTATCCCGGAAGAAATGGGAATGCTGCACTCTCTTTCAAGCCTCACCCTGTATGACAACAATCTCACAGGTCGTATTCCTACTACTATGGGAAAATTGAGCAACTTAACCTTTCTTGCCTTGGGGCACAACAATTTCATAGGGCCGGTTCCCCCAGAAATGTGCACCCTAAGTTCTCTCAccttcctttctttccaaacGAACAAATTAACTGGTTCCATTCCTTCGTCTATAGGAAATCTGAGCAGTCTAAACGTCCTTAAC